A genomic region of Pseudomonas frederiksbergensis contains the following coding sequences:
- a CDS encoding tRNA dihydrouridine synthase, which translates to MQIALAPMEGLVDNILRDVLTRVGGIDWCVTEFIRINDQLLTPAYFHKFGPELLNGAKTAAGVPLRVQLLGSDPVCLAENAALACELGSEVIDLNFGCPAKTVNKSRGGAVLLKEPELLNEIVEHVRRAVPAHIPVTAKMRLGFDSPDGALVCATALAEGGAAHIVVHARTKTDGYKPPAHWEWIPRVQEVVKVPVFANGDIWSVEDWRRCREISGVEDIMLGRGLVSRPDLARQIAAARAGEDVVEMTWAELLPLLQDFWLQAKAQMTPRQSPGRLKQWLAMLTRNYPEAVELFTVLRRETELDRVSHLLGLQVSEAA; encoded by the coding sequence ATGCAAATTGCTTTGGCGCCCATGGAGGGGTTGGTCGACAACATCCTGCGGGACGTGCTGACCCGTGTTGGCGGTATCGACTGGTGCGTGACCGAGTTCATTCGGATCAACGATCAACTGCTCACGCCTGCCTATTTCCACAAGTTCGGCCCTGAACTGCTGAACGGCGCCAAAACCGCTGCCGGTGTGCCGTTGCGCGTGCAGTTGCTGGGGTCCGATCCGGTGTGCCTGGCGGAAAACGCCGCGCTGGCCTGCGAGCTGGGCTCTGAAGTGATCGACCTGAATTTCGGTTGTCCGGCCAAGACCGTTAACAAGTCGCGCGGCGGTGCAGTACTGCTCAAAGAGCCAGAGCTGCTCAACGAAATCGTCGAACATGTGCGCCGCGCAGTGCCGGCGCACATCCCGGTGACCGCCAAGATGCGTTTGGGTTTTGACAGTCCCGACGGCGCGCTGGTCTGTGCCACGGCCCTGGCCGAGGGCGGTGCTGCGCACATCGTGGTACACGCACGGACCAAGACTGATGGCTACAAGCCGCCGGCCCATTGGGAATGGATCCCGCGGGTGCAGGAGGTGGTCAAGGTGCCGGTGTTCGCCAATGGCGATATCTGGAGCGTTGAAGACTGGCGCCGTTGCCGCGAAATCAGCGGCGTAGAAGACATCATGCTCGGTCGTGGTCTGGTCTCGCGTCCCGACCTGGCGCGGCAAATCGCTGCCGCACGGGCGGGTGAGGACGTCGTCGAGATGACCTGGGCCGAGCTGCTGCCGCTGCTTCAGGATTTCTGGCTGCAAGCCAAGGCGCAGATGACGCCACGCCAATCGCCGGGTCGCTTGAAACAGTGGCTGGCGATGCTGACCCGCAATTATCCCGAAGCAGTTGAGCTATTCACCGTCCTGCGCCGTGAAACCGAGCTGGATCGGGTCTCGCATTTACTGGGTCTGCAGGTGTCTGAAGCGGCCTGA
- a CDS encoding acyl-CoA thioesterase, which produces MGWDRATPFIIDLQVAAEDIDGLGHANNAVYVTWLERCAWRHSQRLGLDLTEYRRLDRAMAVVRHEIDYLAAAYEDDELQLATWIVDWDQRLKMTRHFQLIRPSDNATLLRAQTTFVCIELTSGKPKRMPAEFIEGYGSALHVVS; this is translated from the coding sequence ATGGGCTGGGATCGGGCAACGCCATTTATCATTGACCTGCAGGTGGCTGCCGAGGACATTGACGGGCTAGGGCACGCCAATAACGCGGTGTACGTCACCTGGCTCGAGCGCTGCGCCTGGCGTCACTCGCAGCGCCTTGGTCTGGATCTGACCGAATATCGGCGGCTGGACCGGGCGATGGCGGTGGTGCGCCACGAAATCGATTACCTGGCCGCCGCCTATGAGGACGATGAGTTGCAGCTGGCGACCTGGATCGTCGACTGGGATCAGCGCCTGAAGATGACCCGGCACTTCCAGTTGATCCGCCCCAGCGACAACGCCACGCTGTTGCGGGCGCAAACCACGTTTGTCTGCATCGAGCTGACCAGCGGCAAGCCCAAGCGCATGCCGGCGGAGTTCATCGAAGGCTACGGCTCGGCGTTGCACGTCGTGAGCTGA
- a CDS encoding alpha/beta fold hydrolase has protein sequence MSALSWVRGVNGTLGWVAPQWVASKMRSVFMTPRERPPRDWEMPLLAKSERITLRFGLSALRWGQGPTVLLMHGWEGRPTQFASLITALVDAGYTVVALEGPAHGRSPGREANVVLFARAMLEAAAELPPLQAVIGHSMGGASAMLAVQLGLRTETLVSIAAPARILAVLRGFARHVRMPPKARSAFIRKVEQDVGIQASRLDVAHYQLDMPGLIVHAEDDGFVSVNESQLIHDAWFDSRLLRLEEGGHQRVLADPRLIEGVLLLLSGRSLQAHQSA, from the coding sequence ATGAGCGCGTTAAGTTGGGTTCGTGGCGTTAATGGCACCTTGGGCTGGGTTGCACCTCAGTGGGTGGCGAGCAAGATGCGTTCGGTGTTCATGACGCCGCGCGAGCGGCCACCGCGTGATTGGGAAATGCCGCTGCTGGCGAAGTCCGAGCGGATCACCTTGCGCTTCGGTCTTTCAGCGTTGCGCTGGGGGCAGGGCCCGACGGTGCTGCTGATGCATGGCTGGGAAGGCCGGCCGACACAATTCGCCAGCCTGATCACAGCGCTGGTAGATGCCGGCTATACCGTGGTCGCGCTGGAGGGTCCGGCTCACGGTCGCTCTCCTGGTCGCGAGGCCAATGTGGTGCTGTTTGCGCGGGCCATGCTTGAAGCGGCGGCGGAGTTGCCACCCTTGCAAGCCGTCATCGGTCACTCCATGGGCGGTGCCAGTGCGATGCTTGCTGTTCAATTGGGTTTGCGCACTGAAACCCTGGTCAGTATCGCTGCGCCGGCGCGGATTCTCGCTGTGTTGCGCGGTTTTGCCCGCCACGTTCGTATGCCGCCCAAGGCGCGTTCGGCGTTTATCCGCAAGGTCGAACAGGATGTGGGTATTCAGGCTTCACGGCTCGACGTCGCCCACTATCAACTGGATATGCCAGGGTTGATCGTACACGCCGAAGACGACGGCTTTGTTTCGGTCAATGAGTCGCAATTGATTCACGACGCCTGGTTCGACAGTCGCCTGTTGCGCCTGGAAGAGGGTGGTCATCAGCGAGTGCTGGCTGATCCGCGCTTGATCGAAGGCGTGCTGTTGCTGCTGTCCGGTCGCAGCTTGCAGGCGCACCAATCGGCCTGA
- a CDS encoding TetR/AcrR family transcriptional regulator: MNDKKAQTRERILQAASSALIQRGPAEPSVGEVMGAAGLTVGGFYAHFESKDAMMLEAFTQLLDQRRAMIAEMDASLTGEERRALVAAFYLSRKHRDSTEHACPIPASVGELGRLPDDFRLALNEHIELMVAQLAASPEDTDKALADLALMVGGLALARALGAGDLSDRLLRAAKSAVL; encoded by the coding sequence ATGAACGACAAAAAAGCTCAAACCCGTGAACGCATTCTCCAGGCCGCCAGCTCTGCGCTGATTCAACGTGGCCCGGCAGAGCCTAGCGTGGGTGAAGTGATGGGCGCTGCCGGCCTCACCGTCGGTGGTTTCTACGCGCACTTCGAAAGCAAGGACGCCATGATGCTGGAGGCCTTCACGCAATTGCTCGACCAGCGCCGGGCAATGATTGCTGAAATGGACGCCTCGCTGACGGGCGAGGAGCGCCGTGCGTTGGTCGCCGCGTTTTACCTGTCACGCAAACACCGCGATTCCACCGAGCACGCCTGCCCGATTCCGGCGTCGGTTGGGGAGTTGGGGCGCCTGCCGGACGATTTCCGTCTGGCCTTGAATGAGCACATCGAGTTGATGGTCGCGCAGTTGGCCGCCAGCCCGGAAGACACCGATAAAGCGTTGGCTGACTTGGCGCTGATGGTCGGTGGTTTGGCCCTGGCGCGGGCGCTGGGTGCCGGTGACTTGTCCGATCGATTATTGCGTGCCGCCAAGTCGGCGGTGCTATGA
- the gltX gene encoding glutamate--tRNA ligase — MTTVRTRIAPSPTGDPHVGTAYIALFNYCFAKQHGGEFILRIEDTDQLRSTRESEQQIFDALRWLGINWSEGPDVGGPHGPYRQSERGDIYQKYCQQLVDLGHAFPCFCTSDELDQMRAEQMARGETPRYDGRALLLSKEEVARRLAAGEPHVIRMKVPTEGVCVVPDMLRGDVEIPWDRMDMQVLMKTDGLPTYFLANVVDDHLMGITHVLRGEEWLPSAPKLILLYEYFGWEQPELCYMPLLRNPDKSKLSKRKNPTSVTFYERMGFMPEAMLNYLGRMGWSMPDEREKFSLQEMVDHFDLKRVSLGGPIFDIEKLSWLNGQWLRDLPVEEFASRLQTWALNPEYMMKIAPHVQGRVEIFSQVAPLAGFFFAGGVNPDARLFESKKLSGDQVRQLMQLILWKLESLRQWEKDSITATIQAVVESLELKLRDAMPLMFAAITGQASSVSVLDAMEILGPDLTRFRLRQAIDLLGGVSKKENKEWEKLLGAIA; from the coding sequence ATGACCACCGTCCGCACTCGCATCGCGCCATCGCCTACCGGCGATCCCCATGTCGGCACCGCTTACATCGCTTTGTTCAACTACTGCTTTGCCAAGCAGCATGGCGGTGAGTTCATCCTGCGGATTGAAGACACCGACCAATTGCGTTCGACCCGCGAGTCCGAACAGCAGATTTTCGATGCCTTGCGCTGGTTGGGCATCAACTGGAGCGAAGGCCCGGATGTGGGCGGCCCGCACGGTCCGTATCGCCAGAGCGAGCGTGGCGACATCTATCAGAAGTACTGCCAGCAACTCGTCGATCTGGGGCACGCGTTCCCGTGCTTCTGCACGAGCGACGAGCTGGATCAGATGCGCGCCGAGCAAATGGCCCGCGGCGAAACCCCGCGTTACGACGGCCGTGCGCTGTTGCTCTCCAAGGAAGAAGTCGCGCGCCGTCTGGCCGCTGGCGAGCCGCACGTCATCCGCATGAAGGTGCCGACCGAGGGCGTCTGCGTGGTGCCGGACATGCTCCGTGGCGACGTCGAGATCCCGTGGGATCGCATGGACATGCAAGTGTTGATGAAGACCGACGGCCTGCCGACCTACTTCCTCGCCAACGTGGTCGACGACCACCTGATGGGCATCACCCACGTATTGCGCGGTGAAGAGTGGCTGCCATCGGCGCCGAAGCTGATCCTGCTTTACGAGTACTTTGGCTGGGAACAACCAGAGCTGTGCTACATGCCGCTGCTGCGTAACCCGGACAAGAGCAAGCTGTCCAAGCGCAAGAACCCGACTTCAGTAACGTTCTACGAGCGCATGGGCTTCATGCCGGAAGCGATGCTCAACTACCTCGGTCGTATGGGCTGGTCGATGCCTGACGAGCGCGAGAAGTTCTCGCTGCAGGAGATGGTCGACCACTTCGACCTGAAGCGCGTTTCCCTCGGCGGACCGATTTTCGACATCGAGAAGCTGTCGTGGCTCAACGGCCAATGGTTGCGTGATCTGCCGGTGGAAGAGTTCGCCAGCCGCCTGCAGACCTGGGCGCTGAACCCTGAATACATGATGAAGATCGCGCCGCACGTGCAGGGTCGGGTTGAAATTTTCAGCCAGGTCGCACCGTTGGCCGGGTTCTTCTTCGCCGGTGGCGTGAACCCGGATGCCAGGTTGTTCGAGTCCAAGAAGTTGTCCGGCGATCAGGTTCGTCAGCTGATGCAGTTGATCCTGTGGAAGCTCGAAAGCCTGCGTCAGTGGGAGAAGGACAGCATCACCGCGACCATTCAAGCGGTGGTCGAGTCCCTGGAACTGAAGTTGCGTGATGCCATGCCGCTGATGTTCGCAGCCATCACCGGTCAGGCCAGTTCGGTCTCGGTACTGGATGCGATGGAAATCCTTGGCCCGGACCTGACGCGTTTCCGTCTGCGCCAGGCGATCGACTTGCTCGGTGGCGTGTCGAAGAAAGAAAACAAAGAGTGGGAAAAGCTCTTGGGCGCTATCGCCTGA
- a CDS encoding HlyD family secretion protein: MPAQLKRRLFTFLFIVLLIAGGFFAQWFFKGRFYESTDNAYVQGEITRVSSQLGARIEEVLVQDNQHVEKGQLLIKLESDDFHLAVDRANAALATREAERLQAQSKLTQQASLIAASEAQVASSQATLGRSQVDLSRAQTLRKPGYVSEERVTTLSADNHIARSQVAKAQADAQGQRQQVNALTAEIKRLDAQIANAKTDLAQAQLNLTRSEIHAPISGLIGQRAARNGQYVQAGAYLLSIVPDQDIWIQANFKETQIGHMQPGQKAELTFDAYSDTPIEARVDSLFAASGAQFSLLPPDNATGNFTKVVQRIPVKLTFAADNPLHSKIRPGMSVTVKVNIKDPVDGR; the protein is encoded by the coding sequence ATGCCTGCCCAACTCAAGCGTCGCCTGTTTACTTTTCTGTTTATCGTCCTGCTGATTGCCGGGGGCTTCTTTGCTCAATGGTTCTTCAAGGGACGCTTTTACGAAAGCACCGATAACGCTTATGTCCAGGGTGAAATTACCCGCGTCTCCAGCCAGTTGGGCGCGCGCATTGAGGAAGTGCTGGTACAAGACAACCAACATGTCGAAAAAGGCCAGCTGCTGATCAAACTCGAAAGCGATGACTTTCATCTCGCCGTCGACCGCGCTAACGCCGCCCTCGCCACTCGCGAGGCCGAGCGCCTGCAAGCCCAGAGCAAACTGACACAACAAGCCAGCCTGATTGCCGCCAGCGAAGCCCAGGTCGCCTCGAGTCAGGCCACCCTCGGCCGCTCGCAAGTCGATTTGTCCCGCGCACAAACCCTGCGCAAGCCGGGTTACGTCTCGGAAGAACGGGTGACCACCCTCTCCGCCGACAACCATATCGCCCGCTCGCAAGTCGCCAAGGCCCAGGCTGATGCCCAAGGCCAGCGCCAGCAGGTCAACGCCTTGACGGCCGAGATCAAGCGCCTGGACGCCCAGATCGCCAATGCCAAAACCGATCTGGCGCAGGCCCAACTGAACCTGACCCGCAGCGAAATCCACGCACCGATCAGTGGCCTGATCGGCCAACGTGCAGCCCGCAATGGTCAATACGTACAAGCCGGCGCTTACCTGCTGTCGATCGTCCCGGACCAGGACATCTGGATTCAGGCCAATTTCAAGGAAACCCAGATTGGCCACATGCAGCCAGGCCAGAAAGCCGAACTGACCTTCGATGCCTACAGTGACACACCGATCGAAGCCCGGGTCGACAGCCTGTTCGCCGCCTCGGGCGCGCAGTTCAGCCTGCTGCCACCCGACAATGCCACCGGCAACTTCACCAAAGTCGTCCAACGGATTCCGGTGAAACTGACCTTTGCCGCCGACAATCCGCTGCACAGCAAGATCCGCCCAGGCATGTCGGTCACCGTCAAAGTCAACATCAAAGACCCGGTCGATGGCCGGTGA
- a CDS encoding MDR family MFS transporter, which yields MMSVMLGAFMAVLDIQITNASLKDIQGALSATLEEGSWISTSYLVAEIIMIPLTAWLVQLLSARRLAVWVSLGFLGASLLCSMAWSLESMIVFRALQGFTGGALIPLAFTLTLIKLPEHHRAKGMAMFAMTATFAPSIGPTIGGWLTENWGWKYIFYINVPPGLIMIAGLLYGLEKKESHWELLKSTDYMGILTLAVGLGSLQVFLEEGHRKDWLESNLIVTLGCIALLSLITFVIVQVSKPNPLINLGILRNRNFGLSSISSLGMGVGLYGSIYLLPLYLAQIQNYNALQIGEVIMWMGVPQLFLIPLVPKLMKFISPKLLCTLGFGLFGFASFSSGALNPDFAGPQFNQIQLIRALGQPLIMVTISLIATAYILPQDAGSASSLFNILRNLGGAIGIALLATLLDARTKTYFDYLRESIVPTNPQVAERMASMTDRFGSETAALGKLSEIAHQQASIMAYNDAFHFVGIALGVSMLAILLTKALPAGLKAGEAH from the coding sequence GTGATGAGCGTGATGCTCGGCGCCTTCATGGCAGTGCTCGACATCCAGATCACCAACGCTTCGCTCAAAGACATTCAGGGCGCGCTGTCAGCGACTCTGGAAGAAGGCTCGTGGATTTCCACCTCGTACCTGGTGGCGGAAATCATCATGATCCCGCTCACTGCGTGGCTGGTGCAGTTGCTCTCGGCACGACGGCTGGCCGTGTGGGTTTCGTTGGGCTTTCTTGGCGCGTCACTGCTCTGCTCGATGGCCTGGAGCCTGGAGAGCATGATCGTCTTCCGCGCCTTGCAGGGTTTCACCGGCGGCGCGCTGATCCCGCTGGCGTTCACCCTGACGCTGATCAAACTTCCCGAACACCATCGCGCCAAAGGCATGGCAATGTTCGCCATGACCGCGACCTTCGCCCCCTCCATCGGCCCGACCATTGGTGGCTGGCTGACGGAGAACTGGGGCTGGAAGTACATTTTCTACATCAACGTACCGCCCGGACTGATCATGATCGCCGGCCTGCTTTATGGCCTGGAGAAGAAAGAGTCGCACTGGGAGTTGCTGAAAAGCACCGACTACATGGGCATCCTCACGCTGGCGGTCGGCCTCGGTAGCTTGCAGGTGTTTCTTGAGGAAGGCCATCGCAAGGACTGGCTGGAGTCAAACCTGATCGTGACGCTGGGCTGCATCGCCCTGTTGAGCCTGATCACCTTTGTGATCGTGCAGGTGTCCAAGCCCAATCCGCTGATCAATCTGGGCATCTTGCGCAACCGCAACTTTGGCTTATCGAGCATTTCCAGCCTGGGCATGGGCGTGGGGCTGTACGGCTCGATTTATCTGCTGCCGCTGTACCTGGCGCAAATCCAGAACTACAACGCCTTGCAGATCGGCGAAGTGATCATGTGGATGGGCGTGCCGCAGTTGTTCCTGATTCCGCTGGTGCCGAAACTGATGAAGTTCATTTCACCGAAGTTACTCTGCACCCTCGGTTTTGGATTGTTTGGTTTCGCGAGCTTTTCTTCAGGCGCACTCAACCCGGACTTTGCCGGACCGCAGTTCAATCAGATCCAGCTCATCCGGGCGCTGGGCCAGCCGCTGATCATGGTGACCATCTCGCTGATCGCCACCGCCTACATCCTGCCGCAGGACGCCGGGTCGGCGTCGAGCCTGTTCAACATCCTGCGTAACCTTGGCGGCGCGATTGGCATCGCCCTGCTCGCGACCCTACTGGATGCGCGGACCAAGACCTACTTTGATTATTTACGGGAGTCGATCGTGCCGACCAACCCGCAGGTGGCTGAGCGCATGGCGAGCATGACCGATCGATTTGGCAGTGAGACGGCGGCGCTGGGCAAGCTCAGTGAGATTGCCCATCAGCAGGCCTCGATCATGGCCTACAACGATGCGTTTCACTTTGTCGGGATTGCGCTGGGGGTGAGCATGCTGGCGATCTTGCTGACCAAGGCGTTGCCGGCGGGATTGAAAGCCGGCGAGGCACACTAG
- the uvrB gene encoding excinuclease ABC subunit UvrB — protein MSEFQLVTRFEPAGDQPEAIRLMVEGIEAGLAHQTLLGVTGSGKTFSIANVIAQVQRPTLVLAPNKTLAAQLYGEFKAFFPNNAVEYFVSYYDYYQPEAYVPSSDTFIEKDASINDHIEQMRLSATKALLERKDAIIVTTVSCIYGLGSPETYLKMVLHVDRGDKLDQRALLRRLADLQYTRNDMDFARATFRVRGDVIDIHPAESDFEAIRIELFDDEVEKISAFDPLTGEVIRQLPRFTFYPKSHYVTPRETLLGAIEGIKVELQERLEYLRSNNKLVEAQRLEQRTRFDLEMILELGYCNGIENYSRYLSGRESGEPPPTLFDYLPADALLVIDESHVSVPQVGAMYKGDRSRKETLVEYGFRLPSALDNRPMRFDEWESISPQTIFVSATPGNYEAEHAGRVIEQLVRPTGLVDPQIEIRPALTQVDDLLSEITKRVALEERVLVTTLTKRMSEDLTDYLADHGVRVRYLHSDIDTVERVEIIRDLRLGTFDVLVGINLLREGLDMPEVSLVAILDADKEGFLRSERSLIQTIGRAARNLNGRAILYADRITGSMERAIGETERRRDKQIAFNLANGITPKGVFKDVADIMEGAVVPGSRSKKRKGMAKAAEESARYENEWRSPSEIAKRIRQLEEKMYQLARDLEFEAAAQTRDEIAKMRERLLTV, from the coding sequence ATGTCTGAATTCCAGCTAGTCACCCGTTTCGAGCCCGCCGGCGATCAGCCGGAAGCCATCCGTTTGATGGTCGAGGGCATCGAGGCCGGGCTGGCGCACCAGACGTTGCTCGGTGTGACCGGTTCGGGCAAGACCTTCAGCATCGCCAACGTGATCGCCCAGGTACAGCGGCCGACGCTGGTGCTGGCGCCGAACAAGACGCTGGCCGCGCAACTGTACGGCGAGTTCAAGGCGTTCTTCCCGAACAACGCGGTGGAGTACTTCGTTTCCTACTACGACTACTACCAGCCCGAAGCCTACGTGCCGTCCTCCGACACCTTCATCGAGAAAGATGCCTCGATCAACGACCATATCGAGCAGATGCGTCTGTCGGCAACCAAAGCGTTGCTGGAGCGCAAGGACGCGATCATCGTCACCACGGTGTCGTGCATTTACGGTTTGGGCAGCCCGGAAACCTATCTCAAAATGGTGCTGCACGTCGATCGGGGCGACAAGCTCGATCAGCGCGCCTTGCTGCGCCGGTTGGCCGACCTGCAATACACCCGCAATGACATGGATTTTGCCCGAGCGACCTTCCGCGTGCGCGGCGATGTGATTGATATCCACCCGGCGGAATCCGATTTTGAAGCGATCCGTATTGAACTCTTCGATGATGAAGTGGAGAAAATTTCTGCTTTCGATCCGTTGACCGGCGAAGTGATTCGCCAGCTGCCGCGTTTCACCTTCTATCCGAAGAGCCACTATGTAACGCCGCGAGAAACCCTGCTGGGGGCCATCGAAGGGATCAAGGTTGAGCTACAGGAGCGTCTGGAATACCTGCGCTCCAACAATAAACTGGTGGAAGCTCAAAGGCTGGAGCAGCGCACCCGTTTTGACCTCGAGATGATACTGGAGCTGGGTTACTGCAACGGTATTGAAAACTACTCGCGCTACTTGTCGGGCCGTGAGTCCGGTGAGCCGCCGCCCACCTTGTTTGACTATCTGCCAGCCGATGCCTTGCTGGTGATCGACGAGTCTCACGTCAGCGTACCGCAGGTCGGTGCGATGTATAAGGGCGACCGCTCACGCAAAGAGACGCTGGTCGAATACGGTTTCCGGCTGCCGTCGGCACTGGACAACCGGCCGATGCGTTTTGATGAATGGGAAAGCATCAGTCCGCAGACGATTTTCGTCTCGGCGACCCCGGGCAATTACGAAGCGGAACACGCCGGTCGAGTGATCGAACAGTTGGTGCGGCCGACCGGTCTGGTCGACCCGCAAATTGAAATCCGTCCGGCGCTGACTCAGGTCGACGACTTGCTCTCGGAAATCACCAAGCGGGTGGCGCTGGAGGAGCGGGTGCTGGTGACCACGCTGACCAAGCGCATGTCCGAAGACTTGACCGACTACCTCGCCGACCACGGTGTGCGGGTACGTTATCTGCACTCGGACATTGATACCGTGGAGCGGGTCGAGATCATCCGCGATTTGCGTCTGGGCACCTTCGATGTGCTGGTGGGGATCAACCTGCTGCGTGAAGGTCTGGACATGCCGGAAGTGTCACTGGTGGCGATTCTCGATGCGGACAAGGAGGGTTTCCTGCGTTCCGAGCGTTCACTGATCCAGACCATCGGCCGCGCGGCGCGGAACCTCAATGGCCGGGCGATTCTGTATGCCGACCGGATCACCGGGTCGATGGAGCGGGCGATTGGCGAGACCGAGCGTCGTCGCGACAAACAAATCGCCTTCAACCTGGCGAATGGCATTACCCCCAAAGGCGTGTTCAAGGACGTTGCCGACATCATGGAAGGCGCCGTCGTGCCGGGCTCGCGCAGCAAGAAGCGCAAGGGCATGGCCAAGGCTGCCGAGGAAAGCGCCAGGTACGAAAACGAATGGCGTTCGCCGAGCGAAATCGCCAAGCGCATTCGTCAGCTGGAAGAGAAGATGTACCAGCTCGCCCGCGACCTGGAGTTCGAAGCCGCTGCGCAGACACGCGACGAAATCGCCAAGATGCGCGAGCGGTTGTTGACCGTCTGA